A segment of the Nostoc sp. TCL26-01 genome:
GTGGTAAACGGAAATAATCACGCCAACGCCAAGCGATCGCTTTAAACTGATATGCTTTACCTGCAATAGTCTGGCTGAGTGTGGCTTTGATATGTCCTTTGCCAACGATTTGCTGTTCTACCACTTGCACATTGGGTGTCCAAAATATCGGATCTGGATTTTCAATACCGCAAGGATGGAGAGTATTTAGCTGTTGGTAAAGTTCTGGATTGATTTGATTAAAATCAGCTTGAGCATCAATTTTGAGTAACGGCTTGAGGTGTTGCGGTTCTAAACATTGATTGGCAAACTCACATAAACGCGATCGCAACGCTTGTAAGTTCTCTGCTGGTAGGGAAAATCCACCGGCTGCTTTGTGTCCCCCAAATTTACCCAGCAAATCGTGGCAATATTCCAAAGCCGCGAACACATCAAATTCAGGAATCCCCCGTGCGGAACCGCGAATATGTGCATCATCTTCATAAGTGCCAATAAACACGGGTACACCGTAACGTTCTACCAACCGGGAAGCCACAATCCCAATTACACCATGATGCCAATCAGGTTGGACAACAACCAACACCCGATCATCCTGTAGAGACGTTGCACGTAACGTTTCTAGATCCGACGTTTCGCCATGCAACGTTTTTATATTTGACGTTTCGTGCGGGAGAGACGTTGTATACAACGTCTCTACGTAGGCGATCGCTTGTTGTTCGATTTCCTCACACATTTGCTGGCGGCTGGTATTCGCTTGTTCGCATTGCATCGCTCTTTCTAGTGCCATCCCCAGATCATCGGTTGTGAGTAATTCGATTACTGTTTGGGGATTACCAATTCTCCCGACTGCATTGATGCGAGGCCCTAAGCGAAAGCCGATGTCCTCTGGTTTGAGAGACTGGAGAGAGGGGGAGAGGGGGGATGGGGAGAGGGGGGGAAAGAATTATCACCTTGTCCAATTCTGCCATTTTGAATTTTGAATTTTGTTAGCGCAGCGTTAGCGAGTCCGCGAGCGTCATTTTGAATTGATTCGTTCCCTTGTCCCCCTTCCCTTGCTTGTACACCTGCAACTTGGATTAAGGCTTGTACTCCTGGTAATTGGGATTTGGGTAATAGCTTTAAACCGCGTTTTACCCAGCGACGGTTGACACCGGTTAGGGGTGCTAAATCGGCGATCGTTCCTAATGTGAAGAGTGCTAGCATTGGCTGGACTAATCCTTTGGTTTCGCCTAATTGTTGTGCTAGACATACAGCCAGGATATAAGCGACACCCACACCAGCAACACCGCGATAAGGTGAAGATTCGGAGATGAGTTTGGGGTTGAGGATGGCGTTAGCTGGGGGTAATTTTTGAGGGATATCGTGATGGTCAGTGATGATAACATTTAAACCCAGTTCTCTAGCTCTAGCGATTGGTTCAAATGCAGAGATGCCATTATCGACGGTGAGAATTAATTTTACACCTTCACTATGAAAATCTTCAACAATTCGCTTGTTGATACCATAACCTTCGTGCATCCGACTAGGAATAGCATAATCTACTTGAGCGCCCAAACTGCGGAGACTACGCAATAGTAAAGCCGTGCTAGTCATGCCATCTGCATCATAATCACCGCAGATAGCAATTTTACTTTGATTGGCGATCGCTTCTGCTAGCAACTCCACACTCATCGCCAAATCTGGGAAATCTTCTAAGGGAGATGGTAAATTTAGGGATTCAGGGTTTAAAAATGCTTGTGCTTGTGCTGGTGTTTCCATCCCCCGATTAATTAACAGCTGGCTGATAATTGGTGAGATATTTGCCGCAATTGCCAGTTTTTGAGCTAATTCTGGGTTTTGGATGTGAATTTGCCAACGCTGATTCGGTAAGCGTCTGGGAGGTTTTGATAGTTCTGTGGGAGTTTGGTTGAGCATTTAGCTACTGGCAATCAGTTATCAGCAGACAAAGGGGTGGAGTTGATTGTAACTGTAGCCCTGTGATTACTGACCAAATCTTATCAAATGCCATACCTGATGTGGTAATAATCGTGATTTTACTCAGGTAATACTCAGACTGCTTACATATACTTTATACGTAATCTTATGTAAGTCCAAGTGTAAAAAATTGAAAACAAGTTTAATTTACTGTGGTAAACATCAACTGTGGATACTCTTCTGCTTGTTAATTTTACCAGCAATGGGAGTTACGCAAACAGCGATCGCTCAAGAATATCCATTGTCATTTTCCTTACCTGTCGATGATGCTTTAGCAGAAAATCCAGAACCGATGGCACAAGTCACATCGGTTTCCCAACTCAAAGACATACAATCTACAGATTGGGCGTTCCAAGCACTACAGTCTTTAGTAGAACGCTACGGCTGTATAGCTGGTTATGCTGATAGCACATATAGAGGGAATAGAACTCTTAGCAGATATGAATTTGCCGCCGGTGTCAATGCTTGCTTAACTCATATCAATGAGCTAATCACAACAACTAGCAATGAATTCATCCCCAAAGAAGACCTAGCCACATTGCAAAAATTGCAAACAGAATTTGCTAGTGAATTAGCAACTTTGCGGGGTCGAATTGATAATTTAGAAACCCAGTCTAATGACATAGCGGCTAAACAATTTTCTCCCACTACTAAACTGAGTGGATTGTTTATTGCTGGGGTACAAGGACGGAGTTCTAATCGTGGTGATGTCAACCCCAGAGACGGTAACAAAGATACAGATGATGGTGGTACAAATATTAATCTGATCACTCTGACACAGTTATATTTGACTAGCCAATTTACTCCCCGGAGTTACTTGTTTACAGGTCTTTTATATGGTGCTGGTGGGACTACACCGAGATTTAACAATAACGTTTCTCGCAACGATGTATTTCTGGGCTATGAATATCCCACAGATAATCAAATAATTATTAGTGACCTAAATTATCACTGGTTAGTTACAGATAATTTAGCGCTGATGATAGGAACCAAAGGTGTAAATATGACAACCGCCTTCCGCGGCCCAAATCGGGTAGAAAGTGCGGCTACTGGGCCACTGTCCTATTTTGCCCAGAGAAACCCGATATTAAATATGGGTTTTGGTCATGGTGGTATAGCGCTCGATTGGCAATTTGCTAAACGTGCCAGTTTACAAGCAGTTTATTCTAGTTATACACCCAGTAATCCTGGTAAAAGAACTGGATTATTTGATGGCAACACGACTACAGGTATACAGTTGTTGTTAACACCAAACGATAAATTAGACGTGAGTTTGTACTACGTCAATAATTACTCTGCTGATGGTTGTTTGTTAACTTTTGTCGGTGATGAATGCTTAAGTGCCAATTCCGAACCCTTACAAACTAATGCGGCTGGTGCTACTGTCACTTGGCAAGTTTCGCCACGTGTGACTTTAGGTGCATGGGGCGGTTACACTAATTCTTACATTCCTGGCAGTTCCGGAAATGTAGAAACTACGAATTATATGGTGTTTATGAATTTCCCTGATTTATTTGCTAGAGGCAATTTGGGCGGCATTTATATTGGACAACCGCCTAAAATTGTTAGTAGTAACTTACGTGATGGTAGTAATGTCCCTGACTCAATTAATTCTGGCGGAGGACGTGCTGGAGGACAACCGGGAACGACGACACAAATTGAAGTATTTTATCGTTTCCAGCTAACTGATAATATCAGCATTACACCAGGGATAATTCATATCTTAGAACCAGGTCACACACCAGATAATGATCCTGTAACTATTGGCATACTCAGGAGTAGCTTTAGTTTCTAAGCATCATTAAATGATCAAGCTGCATCTACTGTCTCATTGCCGGATGGTTGAAAATTCTGCTCTGTATGGGAATTCTTGTGTTGCTTTGAATGACTGCTGGTGCAACACCAGCTTTAGAGTCAGCAGTAATAACTTTTGCATCATCACTAGAGTTACTAGCAGTGCTGGACTGATCAGACAAATTTGTATTTGGATTAGGAATCTCTTCTGATGATATAGATATCGGGTTATTTACTTTCTGCTCTGATTCTCTAACAATTTGAGCTTGAGATGGTAGTAAAATCAAAGTCTGACCAACTACGAAGATGGCTAATAAAAGATTACGCATTGAATAATTGATTTTGATGATTTATCAGATATATTCATACGTTAAGCTTTGATAGTTGCAGATTAAAGAGAAATTTTACGCAAATATCTTGAAGAGAAGATGTTGATAATTTCCGATATTTAAACTTAGCTTTATCTACTTCATGTGATTTTTTTATATAGGTTTGATACTTTGTTTATATTGCCATACGGTTCGGTTAGAGAGAAAAGGGAAGTTGTTGGGTAGATGAGCAAAAATATTTACGCACCACCATCTTGACGGTGTTTTCTAGCAGGGGGGTACTTGAGTAAATTGGCATAATACCAATTCAAAATTCAAAATGACGCGACGCTCCTGCGTCGCTAACGCTGCGCTATCGCGGACTCGCTCTAAGCAAAGCTATGCCGTTCGCGTTAGCGTCTCTGAAAGAGAAGGCTTTACGCTGCGCTAACAAAATTCAAAATTAAGAAAGCCTGGTTTTACAAGGGTTTCCGTGTCTGGATCTGTATCATATTTTTAGTGAATTGGGATAACTTTTGCTTTTTTAAGCTCTTGCTAATAAGGGCGCGGCTGCTAGAAGCGTTTGAGTGTAAGGGTGTTGGGGATTAGCAAAAATCTTTTTAGTAGCGCCCAATTCTACAATTTTGCCACCGTGCATCACAGCAATGCGATCGCACAAAAATCTCGCTAACCACAAATCATGAGTAATAAACAAATAAGTTAGCTCAAATTCTGCTTTGAGTTGCAGCATTAAATCCAGGACTTGCGACTGGACACTAGCATCTAACATACTCACAGGCTCATCGCAAATTAACAACTTGGGACGAGTAATCAAAGCACGAGCAATTGCTACTCGCTGCTGTTGTCCCCCAGATAAGTCAGATGGGTAACGTTGATAATAAACTTCTGGTGGTGTTAAGCCGACTTTTTCTAACATCCATAAAACCTGCTCTTTTGCCTGAGCCGCATCAGCTAGATGATGAATCAATAAAGGATCAGCAATACTTTCTCCCACCGTCATTGCTGGGTTCAGACAAGCATGGGGATCTTGGAAAACCATTTGAATTTGCCGCCGAGAAGCCCGAATTGCTTGACGCGACAACTTGGTTAAATCTTGACCTAAAAACTCAACTTTACCAGCCGTCGGCCGAATTAACTGTAAGATAGTCCGTGACAGGGTACTCTTACCACATCCAGATTCACCCACTAAACCCAGAATTTCCCCTGGATATAAATCTAAATCAATTCCGTCCACAGCCTTAATTGTCTGACTTTCTGCCTTAAAGAGCCTTTCCACAAAACTAGGTTCTATGGTGTAATGCTGCTTAAGTTCTTGTACACGTAAAATTGGGGTGGGAGATGTATTGTCCGCACTTCCCACTCCCCATTCAGTACTCCCCAAATCATCCACAGATTGAATATGCAGTGCTGCCTTGAGGAGCGATCGCGTATATTCATGTTGAGGATTACCAAATACAGATGATGTTGCACCCATCTCTACCATTTTGCCGTGATACATCACACCAATGCGATCGCAATACTCAGCCACCATTGCCAAATCGTGAGAAATTAGCAACAGCGCCATATTCTCCTCACTACACAGGCGTGTTAATTCTTGTAAAATCTGAGCCGAGACAGTGACATCTAGACTCGTGGTAGGTTCATCAGCGACAATTAATTTGGGGTTGAGGAGTAAAGCGAGAGCGATCGCTACCCTTTGTCGCATTCCGCCGCTAAACTCATGGGGGTACTGACTCCAACGACTCGCCGGGATTTTTACCTTCTCTAAAGTTGCCAGTGCTTTTTCTTTGGCTGCCTTAGCGGATAATTGGGGTGAGTGTGCTTGCAGAGTTTCCAGACAGTGATTGCCAATCGTCATCAGGGGATCAAGCCGCGTCATCGGATCTTGGAAAATTAACGCTACCGCCTCGCCCCGAAAGTGACGCAATTGGGCTGGGGTTAAATCAAATACCGATTGTCCTTGAAACGTCACCCGTCCCTCAACCCGACTAGCTGCTGGTAACAAGCGCATCGCCGCCCGTCCCAAGGTAGACTTACCACAACCAGATTCACCCACCAATCCCATTCTTTCACCCCGTTGCAAGGTAAAAGACACATCATCAATTGCCCAACTTAACTCCTCCCCGCTACGTTGCGGATAGGCGACTCGCAGATTTTCTATACAAAATAAGGCTTCACTCATAATTTTAGTTATCAGCCCAAGTCTAGCAGCTGGGATATTTTTAAATTTAAGCTAGTGTATCAAATTCTATAAAGTAGCGGTTCAAAGCAATCAAAATTACAGATGAGTATTGGGATTTTCAATAACTAATCCTTCACTAGAGGCTGCTAGATTCAACTCTTTATCTGCTGAGATGAGAGTAACAGAAGGTAAACTGTTGGCAATGCTTAGTACATTCACAGCCAAACAAGTTGCAAGCTGAATAGCATCATAACCACGTAAACCATAGGTTTCAGCCAAAGCCATAGCTGAAATAATTATATTTTCAGTAATCTCGACAATTTGATACTCAGTTTGCAAATCATTTCGTAACTGATTGCATAGTAATTTTGCATCTACAAAACTTATGCTCTCTCCACGCGCCCGACGTGTAACTGCGGCTATAATCTCAACACCTGTAATTGCTGCAATGAAAATTTCGTTACTCAAAACAGGATTAAATAAACTCAATACCCATAATGAACCTACTTCACTAACATAACGCTTAACTAATGCACTACTATCTAGAAAATAAATCGTCATTTAGCAGCGTTCCTCAACAATTGTTTCAGAAATAGG
Coding sequences within it:
- a CDS encoding type II toxin-antitoxin system VapC family toxin, with translation MTIYFLDSSALVKRYVSEVGSLWVLSLFNPVLSNEIFIAAITGVEIIAAVTRRARGESISFVDAKLLCNQLRNDLQTEYQIVEITENIIISAMALAETYGLRGYDAIQLATCLAVNVLSIANSLPSVTLISADKELNLAASSEGLVIENPNTHL
- a CDS encoding ABC transporter ATP-binding protein translates to MSEALFCIENLRVAYPQRSGEELSWAIDDVSFTLQRGERMGLVGESGCGKSTLGRAAMRLLPAASRVEGRVTFQGQSVFDLTPAQLRHFRGEAVALIFQDPMTRLDPLMTIGNHCLETLQAHSPQLSAKAAKEKALATLEKVKIPASRWSQYPHEFSGGMRQRVAIALALLLNPKLIVADEPTTSLDVTVSAQILQELTRLCSEENMALLLISHDLAMVAEYCDRIGVMYHGKMVEMGATSSVFGNPQHEYTRSLLKAALHIQSVDDLGSTEWGVGSADNTSPTPILRVQELKQHYTIEPSFVERLFKAESQTIKAVDGIDLDLYPGEILGLVGESGCGKSTLSRTILQLIRPTAGKVEFLGQDLTKLSRQAIRASRRQIQMVFQDPHACLNPAMTVGESIADPLLIHHLADAAQAKEQVLWMLEKVGLTPPEVYYQRYPSDLSGGQQQRVAIARALITRPKLLICDEPVSMLDASVQSQVLDLMLQLKAEFELTYLFITHDLWLARFLCDRIAVMHGGKIVELGATKKIFANPQHPYTQTLLAAAPLLARA
- a CDS encoding iron uptake porin; this translates as MGVTQTAIAQEYPLSFSLPVDDALAENPEPMAQVTSVSQLKDIQSTDWAFQALQSLVERYGCIAGYADSTYRGNRTLSRYEFAAGVNACLTHINELITTTSNEFIPKEDLATLQKLQTEFASELATLRGRIDNLETQSNDIAAKQFSPTTKLSGLFIAGVQGRSSNRGDVNPRDGNKDTDDGGTNINLITLTQLYLTSQFTPRSYLFTGLLYGAGGTTPRFNNNVSRNDVFLGYEYPTDNQIIISDLNYHWLVTDNLALMIGTKGVNMTTAFRGPNRVESAATGPLSYFAQRNPILNMGFGHGGIALDWQFAKRASLQAVYSSYTPSNPGKRTGLFDGNTTTGIQLLLTPNDKLDVSLYYVNNYSADGCLLTFVGDECLSANSEPLQTNAAGATVTWQVSPRVTLGAWGGYTNSYIPGSSGNVETTNYMVFMNFPDLFARGNLGGIYIGQPPKIVSSNLRDGSNVPDSINSGGGRAGGQPGTTTQIEVFYRFQLTDNISITPGIIHILEPGHTPDNDPVTIGILRSSFSF